A region from the Lutra lutra chromosome 1, mLutLut1.2, whole genome shotgun sequence genome encodes:
- the C1H19orf25 gene encoding UPF0449 protein C19orf25 homolog, protein MGSKAKKRVVLPTRPAPPTVEQILEDVQGAPSDDPVFTALAPEGAAGLPGRVEDSEARQEQLYQQSQAYVAMNQRLQQAGDGLKRKCEALRRAGEELEREVGQVKQVALPGAVAASLG, encoded by the exons ATGGGTTCCAAGGCCAAGAAGCGAGTGGTGCTGCCCACGCGCCCGGCGCCCCCCACGGTGGAGCAGATCCTGGAGGACGTGCAGGGTGCGCCCTCCGACGACCCGGTTTTCACCGCGCTGGCCCCGGAAG GCGCCGCAGGCCTCCCCGGGAGGGTGGAGGACTCCGAGGCCCGGCAGGAGCAGCTCTACCAGCAGAGCCAGGCCTACGTGGCCATGAACCAGCGGCTGCAGCAGGCGGGCGACGGGCTGAAGCGCAAGTGCGAGGCGCTGCGGCGAGCGGGGGAGGAGCTGGAGCGCGAGGTCGGCCAGGTGAAGCAGGTGGCGCTGCCAGGAGCCGTGGCTGCCTCCTTGGGCTGA